GTTGGATCAAGTTCAAGAATGAAGAGAGTTTATCTCATATTGGAGACCTGATCCACCCTCATACTAGGCGGATTTACGTGAAATTAAGGGTGCTTGGGCAGATGATTTCAGAAGCAATAAATGTTTAATGAACAGGGGAACATGTTTAATGAATAGGATAGGATAAATTACGGGTCAAGTCAGTAAGTCAGCAATGACAGGTAAGAACCACAATGGAAATGCATATGGAAAAACACCATAACATCCTTTTCCACAGAGAATTTGTGCAGGTCTGCTAGATGTGTTTCAGCAAGTGTTTCTGTTTTCCTGGAAGATCAGTATAGggagatgattttgaaaactgttTCCACAAAATAATTACCAAAATAGCCAATTATCAGGAAACTACCGGGAGTTATCCATTCCAAAACAGGAACCAAGATTTTCAATGCACTTCTAATAGTTCAAAAATGTCAGCACGCATACAAGTCGCCACAAGTTTCGAAGCAAACATATCCCCTTTTGCCAACAAGAAAACAGAGAGGAAAAGAACAGGATCCTCTTTATATAAAGAAAAACAGTTCAAAAGTAAGATAATTTACCTGTAGATCAAGAACATGAAAGATATTCCCCAATTCATCACGCTCCTGTGGCAACTCCGGAGAGTACCTCCATTGTCCGTCAACGATAAAACGGTAATGGTAAACACCTGATGGGAGCACTTTCATAATTGTGAAGTCCTTGCCTGATTTTTGTAGGAAATCTCTGGTAGAAAGAAATTAGTTGTTGATATCAATCAATATTGCCCTCAATCAAGAATAGAATTCAGACAGAAAGTggaaagaactaacaagaacttAAAGCAAATCTCAAACCTCGTCCCCCAATTATCCCATGATCCCTCAATGGCCACTTGCTTTCCACCAAAACTCCACGTAATCATCGTGGGTATCCCCGTCCCTGAATAATCGATCCGAGTTGAATATTGGGCCGCTGAGTTACTATGTATTGGCATCATCGCATTGGGTCTCTGTAAAGGATTGATGGGGACCTGAACATGAATATGGTCATATGGAGCTTCGTATAAGTAAATGTCAAGAAGGTCTAATTTCAAATTCCACAGAACTTGAAGGCCACTTGAAGCAATAGCATTTTCAGATTAACAGGTCCCAAATTAAACCTTAGTCAATTTCCTAACCCTGACCAAAAATTAAGAGACTCTGTTGCATTTATTCTACTCATATTGGAACTAGAGTGAATCTCATTTTCCAACTCTCATCCAAAACCTACATACCCAATGACCCAGAACTTCAGTTAgttgaacacacacacacacacaaaaaacccTTCAGGTAGAAGCAGAAATCTTGAAAATGCTCATAATGATTACCAAAGAGGTAAAACTGACCTGAGGAGCGAATATGAAAGGAGAGCAGTAAGGCCTAGGGCTATGAGGAGGGGACTGAACCATGGAGTCTGTTAAAGGACCACCATGTGCATACTCCATGTACTCTTCACCCTCTTCATCAGCAGTGCTGCTGGTAATTCCAGAGGGACCAGCCTCATCCTTCCTCCCACTAACATTACCCATCACTGCAAAATGGACAAAACCCACAAAGAAAAAATTATCTCCAGAGAaataattaccaaaatcaaTCAACACCCCACTAGCACCCAAGCAAATACAAAACACGTATACATCTATATATACAAATGACAGAGAAGTCAGGTGTTTTGGTTTATTACCGAAGAACCAGTGAACAAGAAGCAAAAAGTGGAAACAGTAAAACCTTGGATTGGGGGTTTTAGTGACATACCCATATCtctatttatgtatatatataattgcaGAGATCCAAGAAAAGGGAAACCACCCACCCACAATTAACTGAAGGGGAGAGGGGGGGCaggtaaaaattgatttttgcaggCTTTGCCGTTGATTGATGGAAAGCTTTATTTGTCTTCTCTTTCCCTCTCACactcccattctctctctctctccctctctcttattAAAGTAAAGGCAACTGGGATTAAAGGGGTAGGAAAGCGATTTTATTCTCCAATGAGTTTGGAAGATCCCTTGCCTTGGTGGACTAATGACGTTGGTTTAAAGGGGTAGTTGCTTTGCCCATCATTAAGAGCACTTCTACCATATAATTTCCCTACTATCTGGGCACTGACCAGATATCAACTGCCATTGCAATTTCCTGGGCAAACCTACCAATATGTGTAAATGACATTTTAACCCTCGAGCATTATTACtgtacttgaatttttttgacaGCCATTAACTTGAATTAAAATCCTATGTTTTGGGTGACTGAAAAACTTGCAAGAAATTACCATTTGAATGCTATCAATTAACCCTAATGAAATTATGGGAATCACCATCTCCATAGTAGAGAGTTGTTACTAATAATTACATTATGAGTACTAATAGAAGGCATCGATTGCCATATGGTATAGTCGTTATCATGGTCATCTTCGCATGTGAATTAGATGTTGCGTGCATGTACAATATCttttcatattgttgaaaaatttTAATGTGATATTTATTCAAATGGAATTCTCTTCGGTCTATAAACAAAGTTAAGCAAATGTGCCATATGGCTTCTATATTGATTTATGATCCATTCAACTCCTAGACCCATGGATGTAGATCAAGTATACAAGGGAAAAAATGGATATGGCAATCGCAAAACTCTATGAGGATGGATAAGGTGTATGATTTTGGACTATATAATGAAGTATATGACAACATTATGTGACTTAAATGGTCAGTCGCATGATCCGcgtatttaatttttataattaaaaGTTCATGATGTGTGAAGTAGATTATGCATCACAATTTTTGGGCATCATGTCAGGGTAAAATCCTCTAATTAAGATGCTATTGTAGTTTTATTGGATGATTGACTTGTGCATATTTTATGCTTTTTAACTGATACAAAATACAATTGATTGTTCAAAAAGTATGTATGTCTTATGACTATATTTAACCTTTTCAACAAAGTATATTGTATGAGTACATTAGGGCATATATTTCAGAAATCCTATTTGCACCGATGAAAAGTGTAGGGAAACGGTACCgaccgccgcgcgcggccgtctccggccaccggacggcggatccgagccgtccaaaaatttaaaaaaaaaaaaccgagggccCTAAcatgggaatcaacggcatccgatgtgtgtagggtgcttgatctagacaccctatttttcgtgtatatgtgctcggatcggccgtccggtggccggagacggccacGCGCGGCGGTCGGTACCGTTTTTCTACACTTTtcatcggtgcaaatagcaccactccATATATTTATCTtctaaaagtgaaaataaaagaTCTTATTACTACTACCCTTGGTTGTTCAATAGTTAAATACTAAGATTTCTCGCTCAACGTTTGGATTCAAATCACCGAAGTCACTTGATGAGACTAAACCTGCTTTTTATATATCTTTGAGAGTACTCGATAAGACGCAACCTTCGGTCCCAATAAAAGTGCAGCCTAACTaactatatatttatttttgtgattcGTCAATAATACATTTAATTGGTGGAAAAGATTTGCAAAGAATTTAAGTCATTGGCTTCTTTTTCGCCGTGCATTCACATGTCTCACTGAAGTCAGTTGATGAGACTAAACCTACTTTCTATATATCTCTGAGAGTACTCGATAGGATCTAACCTTCGGTCCCAATAAAAGTGCAGCCTAACTaattgtatatttatttttgtgattcATCAGTAATACATTTGGTGGAAAAGATTTGGAAAGAATTAAGCCATTGTCTCCTTTTTCGCCCTTCGTTCATATGTGTAACAAGACTACCATTTCCATCAACATCCATCTCCAAATCACAGCCCCTAATTATGCTTTGGGGGCTTAATTAGGGTATCTATCTTCCCATGTGATCGACTTTTTGCCTTGGCTTTGTTCAACTCACTAATGGGATATGTCCACATCATGTGCTAGTTGAGCGCCTTGTTGGAAATTACCCTCATTCCACAAAATTTGAAATCATCAAATGGAAGGAAACTCAACTCTTGTCTTGTTATATCTTTAGAAAAATGCTAACACACCCCTTAGGACAGCGAATagtgtattaaaaaaaatgcatcggTATCTGAGAAAGTGTCATGGTATCCGTAAACTGTGCATTAAAGTTTCTAACTTGTTTGACGATGTATGTATATTATTTCTGACTTTGTAGGCGATGGTAATTAGTAACATCGATCCATAGTATTAGGCAGAAGGACAACATTTTTCTTCCTCCACGACAAGGAAAATCTTTCACAAGTTCTGGGTGGCATTCCAAATACCATGCTTGATTTTGCATGAGCTCATGATCTCCGTCATTTTACCGATATGCCAGTTGGCTGACTTTGTTTACtgtgagaagtcaatggtcagATCTTGCCGAAGACAAGATTGGATTATTATTTCTGGGGGTCTTTTTCTCGTAGGAGATTGTTTCTTGGGCTATTGTATATAGTTCGTTGCTACGGACTCTCACGTTATTGATGTAATGTCCCGTTATTTTATCCTCACACGATATATTTATGAAAATGATCATTCCAAAATGgtttttgttaatgttaaaaCTGTTCTGCTCATAAGAGGTTTGTACTTTGCAAGAtggtacaagtttttttttatatatgtataacagttttgacattaacaaaaataattgattttcaagaaaatgtTTTAGAGAGAAGCTACATACACTTCATTTTTCCACTACATAGTTATACTATATttcatgtggggcccactttgggtctcacaaaaattcagaaaaatacctataaatttaaaaaaattattttatgggattctataaaaaaaatcaattccaacgAATATCAATAAGTGTTATTTCTCAATCCgtagggccccataaaataatattttaaaatttatgggtattttgctgaatttttgtggAATCCGGAGTGGACTCTACATGAAATATAGTGTACCATATAGTGAAACAATGTAGTACTGTGTACCTATCTTTATTGTTTTACTTATGATGATTTATTCATTGTGTGCCCAATTAATGTTTTGATACAAAAATTTCACCTATGCTTTTACCACCTTCGATTTACGTCTTTCAGGTATATTTTTATCCTTTCGAAATTTCTCCACTCAGTTTTATTTCTTCCATCTCTCCTTGTCTGTAATTTTCCCCTTCATATATTTCTCTTCACACTAGCTAGCTTTTTCTCAATCTTTTCTAATTAGATTTTTGATAGTCGCAAGCCTAAttcaataaatataaaaaataataagaaagAGTTCCATGCACGATTTGATCAGATAAATTTGCCCCGCTAAACAAAAATCACAACAATGTCCCGAATCCAACCATCTAGAATGATGGGAGGCATATAGGGGGTACCACGATCGGGAGAAAGTGGGCATCTCTTTTTGTTCATCCAATCAATGATAACAAGCTCAAAAGCCAAAATGAAGATGCCAACCAATCCTAGGATCACAACTTCCACCCCTTAGGTCATTGATCTTTGAAAAAACAATGCAGTGAGAATCTAAAGAGATCAATTTTCACTTTGAAGAATCCTCAGTAAAGGGGAGAAGggcaaattaaaaagaaaaggggaaaaaaaaaaaagtggtttttgaaaaaagtagTATTTGCTAGCTTAATTAATGGGGAATCTTTTAAAAATTAAGAGGTTGGTAGTTAGATGTTGGCATCAAATTGGAGGAAAGTGTGACAGCGGGAGAGAATCTGGTGAAGTCCTTTTCGGACATAGTCCCCACCTCTAGGTGATGGAAACCCATGGAGTAAATGTAATTATTGGACAATTTGTGGGGACACATGACATGGTCCTGACCAATTTGACATGGATCCAATGATGTTTCGTTGAGTTTGTGAGAAGAAACCTTTAGTGAGCATGATGTTCCGTCGAATTTGCGAGAAAGAAATTAGTTGAGAAGAGCGTAAACTGGTTCAGACACTCAAGTtgtcgaaaagaaaaaaaaacccgttGCGAGTCTATCGCTATCGCGGTTGTTCATTTAAGGCTACTTTGAAAATTTGTCAAAGACTCGTAACTTTAGCCCCAAATAGTTGCGAAAAGATAACTTCtccttatatatataactatctCAATGTTTCTTTCTAATGAAAAGAGTTGCAACAATTATGGAAATGGCTTACTTTCAACGAGCCACCTAAATCTAACGTTCTTGTGTGATTTGCTTTCAATTCCTTTATTTTACGCATTCTAGAATGCCCCGACTTTAATTCCACTAGCAGGCGGTGTAAAATTGTCACTAAATACCGTAGGTTGGCCCGAACACTGAACCATCAAAGTCCTAATAACAAGACCAATATGGGAGTCTGATCGTGTGACAGTTGAAGCTGGGGTACTCAAAAGACTGATAGTTGGCCGTAATCATTGGCAATCACTTTCTCCACAATTACAAgttgtatttttccttttggttttttcCCCTGCAATTAAAGCCCACTTGTCCCTTGCACTTATGATGCACAGGGTTCTACTTCTTCCTTGAAGGCGAAGGctcaagaaagaaagaagtgctCAAAGCATACATTTATACATAGGCAGAAGAAGAGATGAAAACTAGGGCCTTTTCTACTTATGGATTTTAGCTCTCTCCGGTATTCTCTTAGGCCCCGATTCTGCTAATTGTGAGATAATGATttatctcgtaaaacgaaaaataagtgcttaaaaaataagaaccactAAAAGGCGCCTTATGGTCCAAATTCTTGAGGCCAAATTCGGTTTAGTTTGGGCCTTTGTGAATCCTTCTTGGACATTGTTCAATTTTGTGGTGCTTCTCACATAAGATCATTCACGTAAACATTACGTAGCTTGATAAAACATCTATAGCTTTACGATCAAAACAGAtttgtgatgaaaaaaaaattaggcggACAAACTGattttcagtaaaaaaaaagaaagaaaaaaaggctaGCTTGataatagtgttttttttagaCATCTCTCTATCTTTGTGAGAAGTGGccccaaaaacccaaaaagggATTTGTCAATGCTAAGTGCAATTTGTCTTGGCATTAAAGGGAGTTTAGTAGTCAAATACAAGTCAATTTTTCACTAAGTACGGCCCTGGATGAGCTTATTTGCAGGTGCCCACTGTCCACTATGCAAACGTTAAAGTCCTTTGCTTAGTTGGTTGATGGGTATGTTTCCCGTAATTGATTGAttaaagtttgatttttgagaTTAAGCTgcaagaaagtttttttttttcttacattcTCAAGTTCCAGCGTGGATGTCATACCGTTGACCCAACCGAAGGAGAAGATTAACTGAGGTGTGAATCAACTGACTCGAACAATCATGACCATCGGCATCGAAAAAGAAGTCTTCGAACATAAATTGAGTAGTTGCGTACCCCATGCTTTCCGTTATTTTAATGATTTCAATCActttcaaacaaagaaaaaatgattTCAATAAAAGCTAAAGAAAAAGCCAAAGGCCTAAGGCCTAAGGCCAATTTGGCTTCTGATTTTCTATGATTATGATTatgtttggaaaaatgacggcccaggacacTTTGGGGGCCCAAATTATCAAAAAGGATGAgcccattttgaaaatttaccGAGTACAAAGCTACTCACTAATCCTTACTAGTCATTAGCAGGAAATCACGTTCTTACTAGTCATTAAACGGGAATTCTAATCCTGGGCTGACATTTTTCCATTATGTTTCTTCTTtgggcttcttctttttgttgttcAATAATTCAGTCAGCGATTACGATCATTTTGGTGAACAAGATCAATCCAATTATGTTAATACGAAAATAAagtacaacaaaacaaaatactacaataacaaaacaaaacaaaaaaaaaaaaaaaaagtcgcaTGAAACCAGATGACGGAGATTACGATCATCATTACTATGATTTTCGTGAATCTCATTTTTTATAGTTTCACATAAATGCCGAAATAAGAGTAGACCGAATCTAGGATCATGCTAATAACTGAGCCCAAGTGGGCCCATAAGGGCATTTGATGGCTATTGGGCTGGACCCAAGTGGTTCTGATGGGTTGGCACTATATGTAGGCTTAGTCCAACAACTTGGGCCCATATTATTTCTGGGCTCGAAAAAATCAATCCGCTGTACagatagataaaataaaaaaacacgtGGCCGATGACCATACGATGCTAGGTAGGGGGAGTGATCATAAGGAGAGAAGGGCGTCAAATGGAGacagagtaattattcagtggtcttggGACATACCGTGACGTGCTCCAAGACCGTGTAAGAATTTTTCCACGGAGATAACCACTTTCCTATGAAAATGTTTCATAGTGGAATAGACATGATGTAACGTCCCATGTGGTGGTTTTGGGGCAGCAGTGGAGTATGTTGTGGGGAGGAGTTGGAAGACGAAGGTGGCTACAGAGCCACTGGCGGTTTTAGGGGTTCGTCGGCAAAGGGAGTCACAGTGCTTCGGAGGGCATGGGAACGTCTGTTCGTTATTTTCGTTTGCTTATTTGGGCGGCATCTTGTCAACAATTGTTTTgttgttctgttttctttttaaaaaaatctgaGTGTTTTGGACGTACGTAATTAGGGTTGGCAATGGAGCGGGTAGGGGTGGATACCACTGTCCCCATCCCCAATTCGAAAATCCGAATCCATCCCCATTCCCTCCCCGATCTCCACCGGGGAATAATTTTTACCTTTcatccccgccccaaatggggaacggggatccccgcgggaatcggggatccaaattggaaaaaaaaaaaaaacattaataaCAAAGGATGCAGAAGTAACACAACCAACAAATGAGTTACTACAACACAAATTATCCTTGAATATCAGTCATTACAAGCCAAATGAAACATAATTAGTTCATTACAACTACTCATAACAAATTTAACCATCAAAATTAAAGTAAGAACCGTCAACACAACAAATTTAacttatttatgtatatatagtaggCAGTGGCGTAAATAAATGAAACCCTAACttcttatgtatatatatataacgggGATTTGGGTTGGGGTGGGGCGGGTATGGGTGGAGACTAACTCATACCACTCCCTACCCATtccccacttttttttaaaaactatccCCATACCCTACCTGATCCCCAAATAATCCCCGAATTTCCAACCCATTTGGGGCGAGGAACAGATCGGGTTGGGTCGGATCGGCCGAAATTGCCATCCTTAcgtttgtttggtttttgcGAGTAGCAGCAGTAGAAGAGTCATGGTACTCTTCGCTACTCTCTCAATGCATTTCTTCTCCTTTTGATTTCATCTTTTGATCTATATAATCAATCAAATTTCCTTCgcccgtttaaaaaaaaactggctTAGACATTTGAGTGTTTTTCCAGCAACGATCACCAAGGCAGTAGCGCAGCACTACCAATGTTCTTGTCTGTTTCACTAAACCTAAGTCCCGAATCGCTCGATCAGGCCGACGATATCTCAATATTCAGCGGTATCATTTTTCTCCCAGCATAAGTTGAACAAGTTATATAGGTTGAAAATGAGATCATCTCAAATATAcgggtaatatatatatatatatatatatatatatatatatatatatatatatatatatatatatatatatatatatatatatatatgaagtcTTAGCTCTAGattcaaagcaaaaaaaatattttaaagtcCGAAAACCCTAATTCCAATGCAACATTCATCAAAATTTATATATGGTCCCACTCCACCCTGCATGAATCGATGTTTCGATCTCGCTAAGACATTCCCCAATTAGTTAAACCTATCTTAACAAACACCAGTTGGGCTCTTCTTGATCTCTCTCTCACGAATTCCTTCTTCCAAGACAAATTCTAATCTGGGCTCGAAAAACGTTTTCATATTATAATGCCTACACAGTCGGAGACTAAAGTTTGTTTccaatgtttttttgttttcaaaaaaagagagagcaagaAAAGCTTGTCCAAAAATGTGGTCTCATGTGgcttttgctttgctttgctttgcttttgt
The sequence above is drawn from the Rhododendron vialii isolate Sample 1 chromosome 6a, ASM3025357v1 genome and encodes:
- the LOC131330348 gene encoding SNF1-related protein kinase regulatory subunit beta-2-like isoform X1; amino-acid sequence: MVMGNVSGRKDEAGPSGITSSTADEEGEEYMEYAHGGPLTDSMVQSPPHSPRPYCSPFIFAPQVPINPLQRPNAMMPIHSNSAAQYSTRIDYSGTGIPTMITWSFGGKQVAIEGSWDNWGTRDFLQKSGKDFTIMKVLPSGVYHYRFIVDGQWRYSPELPQERDELGNIFHVLDLQDSVPEVRNDVSGSESPSSPISSYDNSPFTLEDFNEKLPELPPLLQQSPLDHPSSISGNPESLEKPLNALLNHLYIQKGRTGQSLVALSSTHRFRTKYVTAVLYKPLKKVKK
- the LOC131330348 gene encoding SNF1-related protein kinase regulatory subunit beta-2-like isoform X2, which produces MGNVSGRKDEAGPSGITSSTADEEGEEYMEYAHGGPLTDSMVQSPPHSPRPYCSPFIFAPQVPINPLQRPNAMMPIHSNSAAQYSTRIDYSGTGIPTMITWSFGGKQVAIEGSWDNWGTRDFLQKSGKDFTIMKVLPSGVYHYRFIVDGQWRYSPELPQERDELGNIFHVLDLQDSVPEVRNDVSGSESPSSPISSYDNSPFTLEDFNEKLPELPPLLQQSPLDHPSSISGNPESLEKPLNALLNHLYIQKGRTGQSLVALSSTHRFRTKYVTAVLYKPLKKVKK